The DNA segment GACGGCAAGCCGCGGTGTTCCAGCCTTGCCTGAGCAAACGGGATGCACGTACAAGCGCCATTCCCATTGAACCCCTAAGCCTGCCGAAGCTGTGCTTGCGAGGCTGGAGAGCAAGTACCGCACTGCGGACAAGAGCAAGCACCGCTGACGCGGCACACAATCACGCCGCTCACCGGGCAAGACCTGGCATCCACGTTCCTCACCGGCCCCCCTTCCTGCACCTGTCGATATGAATCTTTCTCAGTTTCGCCGGCGATATCTGCGGCATGTCGTACGCAATGTTGGTCGCCTCGGTGGCGGTGGAGAGAAAGATCGGGTCGCCCCCGCCAACCTGACTCAGCTTTGTGAGTACATCTTGCCTGGGCACCCCTGTATCGCGCTGTTGCGCCGCCATGAAAAGGAGGTCGGCTACGCACTGGCAGACCGACATCCTTTGCGCCTTGCTGACGTCGCTTTGCCGCGCTGGCGTTTGCGCACAGGCTGCGGCAGCGGCAAACAGGGCCGCGACGGACAGGGCAACGGCCGCCATCCTTGCGGCTAGCACAGCTTGGTGATGCATATTGTTTTGCCCCCTCTTCTGTTGAGGTGGTCGGGTCCTGCCACGCTGGCTCCGCGCTTGTGAAGATTATTCTCTTGTGCAGGAGGTGATCTGTGTGGCACCGAACCTTCGGCGTCGCTTTCCACGCGCAAGTCCAGCGAAGGCATGGGCATTGCCGAATGCGGCCCGCTGGCCTTCGTTCTGGCGGAGAATACGCGGTAGCACTACTACCGCGAGCCTTCTGATGGACAGCGAAACCGCCGTAAAAGCCCTGGCCGCGCTGGCGCAGCAATCTCGCCTGGCGATCTTCCGCCTGCTGGTCCAGGCCGGCCCGGCCGGCATGCATGCCGGGCGGATTGGCGAGGCGCTGGGCCTGCCGCCGGCAACCTTGTCTTTTCATCTCAAGGAGCTGGCCAATGCCGGGCTGGTCGCGAGCCGGCAGGAGGGCCGGAACGTCATCTACCAGGCGCGCTACGAGCGGATGAACGAGCTGCTTGGATTCCTGATGGCGCACTGCTGTGAAGGGGATCCGAAGGGCTGCGATGTCCCTTCCTTTGCGTGCAAGCCCAGGCGTGCTGCACGGACAAAGGCGCCGGCCGGGTCGGAGTGAGTTGCGCGGCGAACCGCGCGGACTGTCGAGCCCGCCACGATGGATCTGGCCGGGCAGGTGTCACGTATCGGCGCCTGTGCTCAGACGCGCTCACCCGTTCCGCGCGCGTCTTCCTGTTGGCCTGAGGCCTCGATCACGTTTGGGTGACCCTGTTCCTGCACGCGTGGCAGCAATGCGGTATGCAGCAGCAGGCCGATGCAGGCGCCGAGCAGTTCGGCGAGCATGAAGCCGGGCACGCTCGCGGGCGCAATGCCGGCGAAGCTATTGCTGAACATGCGTCCGAAGGCGGCGGCGGGGTTGGCGAAGGAGGTGGAGGCGGTGAACCAGTAGGCCGCGCCGATGTAGCTTGCCACCATGGCGGGGGCGCGTCCGTTGGGGGCGCGGAGGATGACCAGGATCAGGCCGGCTGTTGCCACGGTCTCCGCGATCCATTGGCCTGGCCCGCTGCGGATCTTGGCCGAGACCTGCAGGAGGCTCATATCGAACATGGCGTGTGCCAGCCAGGCGCCTAGCACGGCACCGGCCAGCTGGGCGACGATGTAAGGGGCCAGGGCGGACCGGGGTAGCTCGCCCTTCACGGCCATCACCAGGCTCACGGCGGGATTGAAATGCGCGCCGCTGATCGGGCCGAAGACCTCGATGAGCACGTACAGGCCGCCTACCGTAGCTAGCGTGTTGGCCAGCAGGGCAACGGCGATATTGCCGCCGGCCAGGCGCTCGGCCATGATGCCCGAGCCGATCACCACGGCAAGCAGCAAGGCGGTACCGA comes from the Cupriavidus basilensis genome and includes:
- a CDS encoding ArsR/SmtB family transcription factor, with protein sequence MDSETAVKALAALAQQSRLAIFRLLVQAGPAGMHAGRIGEALGLPPATLSFHLKELANAGLVASRQEGRNVIYQARYERMNELLGFLMAHCCEGDPKGCDVPSFACKPRRAARTKAPAGSE
- a CDS encoding aquaporin, whose protein sequence is MIGLPRQVAGEVIGTALLLAVVIGSGIMAERLAGGNIAVALLANTLATVGGLYVLIEVFGPISGAHFNPAVSLVMAVKGELPRSALAPYIVAQLAGAVLGAWLAHAMFDMSLLQVSAKIRSGPGQWIAETVATAGLILVILRAPNGRAPAMVASYIGAAYWFTASTSFANPAAAFGRMFSNSFAGIAPASVPGFMLAELLGACIGLLLHTALLPRVQEQGHPNVIEASGQQEDARGTGERV